One genomic segment of Novisyntrophococcus fermenticellae includes these proteins:
- a CDS encoding DUF5348 domain-containing protein, whose protein sequence is MKQGALIFDEQTDRYDIRFDLADYYGGLHCRECFEIFTGGKWKPTRMEMAENWYLVGVRAEDLNGLRVRI, encoded by the coding sequence ATGAAACAGGGAGCATTGATTTTTGACGAACAGACCGACCGTTACGACATTCGCTTTGACCTTGCCGATTATTACGGCGGGCTGCATTGCAGGGAATGTTTCGAGATTTTCACAGGCGGCAAATGGAAACCGACCCGTATGGAAATGGCTGAAAACTGGTATCTTGTGGGTGTCCGCGCCGAGGATTTGAACGGGCTGCGGGTGCGGATATAA
- a CDS encoding VirD4-like conjugal transfer protein, CD1115 family, whose amino-acid sequence MSNVNWKKLIIPNIPYLLFVYLFDKAAQAFRLTPGADMSAKLLSIGDGFAAAFANATPSFDPLDLLVGIAGAAIIRLAVYIKGRNAKKYRKGIEYGSARWGGAADIKPYVAPVFENNVILTQTERLMMSSRPKQPKYARNKNVLVIGGSGSGKTRFFVKPNLMQMHSSYVVTDPKGTVLLECGKMLARGTPKIGEDGQPVRRNGKIVYEPYRIKVINTINFKKSMRYNPFVYIRSEKDILKLVTTIISNTKGEGEKSTEDFWVKAEKLYYTALIGYIWYEAPENEKNFTTLLEMINASEAREDDEDFQNPVDLMFERLEQKDPEHFALKQYKKYKLAAGKTAKSILISCGARLAPFDIRELRELMETDEMELDTIGDRKTALFVIISDTDDTFNFVVSILYTQLFNLLCDKADDVYSGRLPVHVRCLLDEFANIGQIPKFEKLIATIRSREISASIILQSQSQLKAIYNDNADTIIGNCDTTLFLGGKEKTTLKEISEILGKETIDSFNTSENRGREVSHGLNYQKLGKELMTQDEIAVMDGGKCILQLRGVRPFFSDKYDITRHPNYQYLSDADPKNAFDMEKQLRRRPAIVKPDEVFDYYEIDEAALHEQ is encoded by the coding sequence ATGAGCAATGTAAACTGGAAAAAGCTGATTATCCCCAACATTCCCTATCTGCTCTTTGTGTATCTCTTTGATAAAGCGGCACAGGCTTTCAGACTTACGCCGGGGGCTGACATGAGCGCAAAGCTCTTGTCAATCGGGGACGGTTTCGCCGCTGCCTTTGCAAATGCCACGCCGAGTTTTGACCCGTTGGATTTACTTGTTGGCATTGCAGGAGCGGCAATTATCCGGCTTGCCGTATACATCAAAGGCAGGAACGCAAAAAAGTACCGCAAGGGAATAGAATACGGTTCTGCCCGTTGGGGCGGCGCAGCAGATATAAAGCCTTATGTTGCCCCGGTATTTGAAAACAACGTCATTCTGACCCAGACCGAACGGCTGATGATGAGCAGCCGCCCGAAGCAGCCGAAGTACGCAAGAAATAAAAATGTGCTTGTAATCGGCGGCAGCGGCAGCGGAAAAACCCGCTTTTTCGTCAAGCCTAACCTTATGCAAATGCACAGCAGCTATGTTGTGACTGACCCCAAAGGAACGGTTTTATTAGAGTGTGGAAAAATGCTTGCCCGTGGCACCCCGAAAATCGGTGAGGACGGGCAACCCGTAAGGAGAAATGGAAAAATAGTCTATGAGCCGTATCGTATCAAGGTGATAAATACAATCAATTTTAAGAAAAGTATGCGGTACAACCCCTTTGTCTATATCCGCAGCGAAAAGGACATTTTGAAGCTCGTTACGACTATTATAAGCAACACCAAAGGCGAGGGCGAAAAAAGCACGGAGGATTTTTGGGTGAAAGCGGAAAAGCTCTATTACACCGCCTTAATCGGCTATATCTGGTATGAAGCCCCGGAGAATGAAAAGAACTTTACAACCCTGCTTGAAATGATAAATGCGTCGGAAGCCCGCGAGGACGACGAGGATTTTCAAAATCCAGTTGACCTCATGTTTGAGCGTTTGGAGCAGAAAGACCCGGAACATTTTGCCTTGAAGCAGTACAAGAAATATAAACTTGCGGCGGGCAAGACTGCAAAATCAATCCTCATTTCCTGCGGCGCAAGGTTAGCCCCATTTGACATACGGGAACTGCGGGAGCTAATGGAAACCGACGAAATGGAGCTTGACACCATAGGCGACCGCAAAACCGCTCTTTTCGTTATCATTTCCGACACCGACGACACCTTTAACTTTGTTGTTTCCATTCTTTACACACAGCTTTTCAATCTGCTTTGCGACAAGGCAGATGATGTATACAGCGGACGGCTGCCCGTTCATGTGCGCTGCCTGTTAGATGAATTTGCGAATATCGGGCAGATACCAAAGTTTGAAAAGCTCATAGCCACCATACGAAGCCGGGAAATCTCGGCTTCTATTATTTTGCAAAGCCAGTCACAGCTAAAAGCCATTTACAATGACAATGCAGATACCATAATCGGCAACTGCGACACCACGCTTTTCTTGGGCGGCAAAGAAAAAACCACCTTGAAAGAAATCTCTGAAATCTTGGGAAAGGAAACGATAGACAGCTTCAACACGTCCGAAAACAGAGGGCGGGAAGTTTCCCACGGACTGAATTATCAGAAATTGGGAAAGGAGCTTATGACGCAAGACGAAATCGCCGTTATGGACGGTGGAAAGTGCATTTTACAGCTACGCGGCGTGCGCCCGTTTTTCTCTGATAAGTACGATATAACTCGACACCCGAACTATCAATACCTTTCCGACGCAGACCCCAAAAACGCTTTTGACATGGAAAAGCAGTTAAGACGACGCCCTGCAATCGTAAAGCCGGACGAGGTTTTTGACTACTACGAAATCGACGAAGCCGCTTTGCATGAGCAGTAA
- a CDS encoding PcfB family protein: MQDEVNEKTIAISIKATKLSAKLLQKAMKSMLSQMKKQLEKQATPHGKQTLKQLMKQNAGVSNIEITDGNIKAFEGTAKKYGIDFALKKDNTESPSRYLVFFKGRDADALTAAFKEFSAKKLTQEKKPSIRKLLSAMKEKGAAKNNQRVKVNKKDRGIEL; encoded by the coding sequence ATGCAAGATGAAGTAAACGAAAAGACCATTGCCATATCCATAAAGGCAACAAAGCTATCTGCAAAGCTGCTGCAAAAAGCTATGAAATCCATGCTTTCACAGATGAAAAAGCAGCTTGAAAAACAGGCGACGCCCCACGGCAAGCAGACCCTAAAACAGCTTATGAAGCAGAACGCGGGCGTTTCCAACATTGAAATCACCGACGGAAATATCAAAGCCTTTGAGGGTACCGCGAAAAAGTACGGGATTGACTTTGCCTTGAAAAAGGACAATACCGAAAGCCCGTCCCGTTACCTTGTGTTTTTCAAGGGGCGCGACGCGGACGCGCTGACCGCAGCCTTTAAGGAATTTTCCGCAAAAAAGCTGACGCAGGAGAAAAAGCCCTCAATCCGCAAGCTGCTTTCCGCCATGAAAGAAAAGGGGGCGGCAAAAAACAACCAGCGCGTCAAAGTGAACAAAAAGGACAGGGGGATTGAGCTATGA
- a CDS encoding DUF6017 domain-containing protein — translation MAVFRVERNKGYTVMSNHHLRNKDLTLKAKGLLSQMLSLPEDWDYTLAGLSHINREKIDAIREAVRELERIGYIIRSRERDEKGRLRGADYVIYEQPQPPISDLPTLENPILDNPTLEKPTQDNPTLENPTQLNKEIQRTDLPKKDKLNTDLSSTDSIPIHSQSPLPYGERSGKEASTQSAIEIYREIIQDNIEYDYLLQDPHIDNDRLNEIVDLMLETICTARKTIRIAGDDYPAELVKSKFLKLNSSHIQFVFDCMRENTTKIRNIKQYLRAVLFNAPTTIDSYYTALVTHDMASGKI, via the coding sequence ATGGCAGTTTTCCGAGTAGAACGAAACAAGGGTTATACCGTTATGAGCAACCACCACTTGCGAAACAAGGATTTAACCCTTAAAGCAAAGGGGCTGCTATCGCAAATGCTATCCCTGCCGGAGGATTGGGACTATACCCTTGCGGGGCTATCTCATATCAACCGGGAAAAAATTGACGCGATACGCGAAGCGGTGCGGGAGCTTGAACGCATCGGATATATCATACGGTCAAGAGAACGCGACGAGAAAGGACGCTTGCGGGGCGCGGACTATGTGATTTACGAGCAGCCGCAGCCGCCTATATCGGATTTACCTACATTGGAAAATCCAATATTGGATAATCCAACGTTGGAAAAACCTACACAGGATAACCCTACGTTGGAAAATCCAACGCAATTAAATAAAGAGATACAAAGAACTGACTTACCAAAAAAAGATAAATTAAATACAGATTTATCAAGTACCGATTCCATTCCTATCCATTCCCAAAGTCCCCTGCCTTACGGGGAAAGGAGCGGAAAGGAAGCGTCTACTCAAAGCGCGATTGAGATATACCGGGAAATTATACAGGACAATATCGAGTACGATTATCTCCTGCAAGACCCCCATATCGACAATGACCGTCTGAATGAAATTGTTGACCTCATGCTTGAAACCATATGCACCGCAAGAAAGACAATCCGCATTGCCGGGGACGATTATCCCGCCGAGCTTGTGAAATCTAAGTTTTTGAAGCTGAACAGCAGCCACATTCAATTTGTCTTTGACTGTATGCGGGAGAACACCACCAAAATCCGCAACATCAAGCAGTATCTACGGGCGGTTTTGTTTAACGCCCCGACCACCATTGACAGCTACTATACCGCCCTTGTCACTCACGACATGGCAAGCGGCAAAATCTGA
- the zwf gene encoding glucose-6-phosphate dehydrogenase: MNINPAHQVTGDMSALMVIFGGTGDLTNRKLIPALYNLIYDQRLPKHFAIVAVGRKDMDHEQYRKQIFEQLKKYSRNDIDEMLWKNLSCLIYYFKLNFTDSVGYEGLDIFLRELDNTYQIPGNRLFYLAVAPDFFETIVMHLHKSKMAAVTKNSWKRLIIEKPFGKDLKTARLLNGKLREVFREDDIYRIDHYLGKEMIQNILVLRFCNLVFESLWSNQFIDNIQISLAEKHGVGARGGYYEQSGAMRDMVQNHLLQIVSLIAMEAPINLTPDAIKMEKLKVLNSIERFSPELLKNNIVFGQYGKGIIDGHPVPGYQEEVSERSNTETFIAMKFYINNFRWAGTPFYIRTGKRLGVHAAEIVIQFKALPDILYFSNDTEQEPNLLVIKIQPNVGVFFQFNTRDFNTEKEIMSAKMDTSHTSRAQGNTPEAYEKLILDVIKGDSTLFSSWDEVEASWMIADKITEYGRRRKLNLPNYDAGSMGPIQSFELLARDCRKWWNI; the protein is encoded by the coding sequence TTGAATATAAATCCAGCACATCAAGTGACAGGCGATATGTCCGCACTTATGGTGATTTTCGGCGGAACAGGTGATTTGACAAATAGAAAACTGATTCCAGCATTATATAATCTGATTTACGATCAGCGATTACCCAAGCATTTTGCTATCGTCGCTGTAGGGCGAAAAGATATGGATCACGAGCAGTATCGAAAACAGATTTTCGAACAATTGAAAAAATATTCGAGAAATGACATTGACGAAATGCTTTGGAAGAATCTAAGCTGCCTTATCTACTATTTTAAACTGAATTTTACGGATTCGGTCGGCTATGAAGGGCTTGATATATTTCTTCGAGAATTAGACAATACCTATCAAATACCCGGGAATAGGTTGTTTTATCTTGCGGTGGCACCTGATTTTTTTGAAACCATCGTGATGCACCTGCACAAGAGTAAAATGGCAGCTGTAACGAAGAATTCATGGAAACGTCTTATTATTGAGAAACCGTTTGGAAAAGACTTAAAAACTGCCCGGCTTTTAAATGGAAAACTCCGGGAAGTGTTCCGGGAAGACGACATCTACAGGATTGACCATTATCTTGGAAAAGAAATGATTCAAAACATTCTGGTTCTCAGATTCTGTAACCTGGTCTTCGAGTCACTGTGGAGCAATCAGTTTATTGACAATATACAGATATCGCTCGCAGAAAAGCATGGAGTTGGTGCCAGGGGCGGCTATTATGAGCAGTCAGGAGCCATGCGCGACATGGTCCAGAACCATCTGCTCCAAATCGTATCTCTGATTGCAATGGAAGCTCCGATTAATTTGACACCAGATGCAATTAAGATGGAGAAGCTGAAGGTTCTTAATTCAATTGAGCGCTTTTCTCCCGAATTGCTGAAGAACAACATTGTCTTTGGTCAGTATGGCAAAGGAATCATCGATGGGCATCCTGTCCCCGGTTATCAGGAAGAAGTTTCTGAAAGGTCCAACACGGAAACATTCATTGCAATGAAGTTTTATATCAATAATTTCAGATGGGCGGGTACCCCCTTCTATATCAGAACCGGAAAGCGTCTGGGTGTACATGCGGCCGAAATCGTTATCCAATTTAAAGCTTTGCCGGATATATTATATTTCAGCAATGATACCGAACAGGAGCCTAATCTGCTCGTCATCAAGATACAGCCGAATGTTGGTGTATTCTTCCAATTTAACACAAGGGACTTTAACACTGAGAAAGAGATTATGTCCGCAAAAATGGATACTAGTCACACCAGCCGTGCGCAGGGAAATACGCCGGAAGCCTATGAGAAACTTATTCTGGACGTAATCAAGGGAGACTCTACCCTCTTTTCTAGTTGGGACGAGGTGGAGGCCTCTTGGATGATAGCTGACAAGATTACTGAATACGGGAGACGAAGAAAACTCAATCTCCCCAACTATGATGCCGGATCGATGGGACCAATTCAGTCCTTCGAGCTTCTGGCACGCGATTGCAGAAAGTGGTGGAATATATGA
- a CDS encoding cyclase family protein has product MKILDISMPITKDMNVYKDEPAKKPVITVVSDFSNGPAHETKLEMNVHTGTHIDMPLHMLENGQTIENINLEKVFTKCKVFDLVQVDEKISKEHLSGKTILKGDFILLKTKNSFVKNPGKNFIYLDKSGAEYLADKKVCGVGIDSLGIERDQPGHETHKILLSLEIIILEGLLLKNIEEGEYFLSALPINVPSAEGAPVRAVLLI; this is encoded by the coding sequence ATGAAAATACTTGATATATCTATGCCGATTACAAAGGATATGAACGTCTATAAGGATGAGCCTGCAAAAAAACCAGTCATTACAGTGGTCAGTGACTTTTCAAACGGACCGGCGCATGAGACAAAGCTTGAGATGAACGTACACACAGGTACACATATTGATATGCCGCTTCACATGTTGGAGAACGGCCAGACAATAGAAAACATTAATTTGGAAAAAGTGTTCACAAAATGCAAGGTATTTGATCTTGTACAGGTAGATGAGAAAATTTCCAAAGAGCACCTTTCTGGAAAAACAATCTTGAAAGGGGACTTTATTCTGTTGAAAACAAAAAATTCATTCGTAAAAAACCCCGGTAAGAATTTTATCTATCTCGACAAATCGGGGGCAGAGTACCTTGCCGATAAGAAGGTGTGCGGCGTGGGAATCGATAGCCTTGGTATAGAGCGGGACCAGCCTGGTCATGAAACTCATAAAATCCTGTTATCTTTAGAAATCATTATTCTCGAAGGTCTCCTTTTGAAAAACATCGAAGAAGGTGAATACTTCCTGAGCGCACTGCCAATCAATGTACCAAGCGCAGAGGGGGCGCCAGTAAGAGCAGTCTTGCTCATCTAA